Genomic window (Arachis hypogaea cultivar Tifrunner chromosome 13, arahy.Tifrunner.gnm2.J5K5, whole genome shotgun sequence):
CCCTTATTGCCAGACAATACATATACATGAAAAGTGCTGAAGCGATCTTTATAAATAAAATGCAGACTGGGCTGCGAGTGAAGCAAGGTTTTCATTTCGTTGAGAATGTATTGGAGCCTTAGAATATAGTAGGGTATCATTCGTGAgggagaaaaaagaagaatacaGTGAAGAGTTAGAATTTCAgtgaaagaggaagaaaaaattgTTGATAATTTTACCAAATTCAAAGAACACGTTATTGAATATCTAAATCATTCTTAATgggtaagtatttttttttttaaattttatgatgagtaaataaatatatttatttgtattttatgtatttatgttttaactaattattattattattattattattattattattattattattattattattattattattattattattattattcgtgtTTTCATTATATTTGAGTAATGATTATTATGATTaaatctcaaaaaaaaattattattataattaatatattgttaattttttataatattgtttaggataataataataaattattattattttataataataataataaataatactatttaataaatttttattattttataataatttattattattttttgtgataataataatattgtttataaaattatcattGTCTTgttcttattaatattttttaatataataataactgttattattaatatattgttaacagagtattatttttaaaaattttattattattattgttgttgttgttgttgttgttgttgctgctgctgctgttgttaagaaaagtattaatatttttattaaagttattgTTAACACTTATTATAATTATGaagtaatattaataattattatttttttttgcagaTTATCAGAAATTTGTTGTCCATAAAACTAGATCTGCCAGAGACCTTTAACGAGATAACTACAGCGTCATTAGCATTTACTAGGTTTCAACACGTTTCGCGAATAGACGAAATGAGAGGCCATTCTGCACTCCTGAGTGCCTTGGTGGAACGATGGAGGCTCGAAACCCACACGTTTCACCTTCCAGTCGGCGAAGTGACGATGACGCTGGAAGATGTGACACATATTCTTGGCCTCCCGGTTAATGGGGAGCTCGTCACGGGTAAAACAGACAGCAGTCACCAGTTTTTTGTGGAGAACTGCATCGCTTGTTTTGGTCGGGAGCCCGGTCTGCACGATCACGTCTTGGGTAAGGTAAATCTTGATGGGTTCGGCGGTGCAGCGACACCGAACCGTGTGACACGCAAGAGTCCATTGAGCGGTACGTTTGGGCTCACATTTTCTGTGTGCTCGAAACGGTTGTGTTTACGGATAAGTCTACCACTTCATTGAACTCGAAGTTTCTGTCTCTACTTCGAGATTTCCACCGGATTCCACTATACAGTTGGGGGCAGCTAGTTTGGCACATCTATACAGATCTTTGTGCCGTGCATCACGATACAACTGTAAAGAGATGGATAGGTCACTCATACTACTTTTTGTTTGGGTGTGGGAGCGTATGCCGTTCCTGGCGCCAATTTCATGCGATCAGCTCGTCGATGTTGGTGTTCCACTTGCCCGACGGTAttgttttttactattattattattattattgttgttgt
Coding sequences:
- the LOC140177558 gene encoding serine/threonine-protein phosphatase 7 long form homolog, with the protein product MRGHSALLSALVERWRLETHTFHLPVGEVTMTLEDVTHILGLPVNGELVTGKTDSSHQFFVENCIACFGREPGLHDHVLGKVNLDGFGGAATPNRVTRKSPLSVYHFIELEVSVSTSRFPPDSTIQLGAASLAHLYRSLCRASRYNCKEMDRSLILLFVWVWERMPFLAPISCDQLVDVGVPLARRWSHWRRHTRYTRKPTVHFRRGLNDMGVDDSPLVSFECIEWHPTDRVRRQFGLQQLPLDPVFEIGRDHCRRLTGPQNHDWRGMNNQWVNLWISGHYNTLQLRDEIVDFHPLPVYYE